A genome region from Euphorbia lathyris chromosome 4, ddEupLath1.1, whole genome shotgun sequence includes the following:
- the LOC136225985 gene encoding mitogen-activated protein kinase kinase kinase 1-like: MDHKLTPKPKLDRLNAGKNIDYHPSSSFSLDASTHRIRSLLLDPKASFRIKGIDGEFDLFCQTLGFSGPEDFAIPTAVWEAQKARRSCVHTPSPFTHSAPSDKPNVDTVRFQTEAKLSENEPDRNTIHFSNKREVEGEVSNSKIAYSFTHLNSGVSVRTVKDRGGGIKGDRPPILAPPPVMLLQPVVDHVSSTWDILNSFAPNDDEDSDYLNRGDREIEENKKGEDSDVDEEIERLNSNRVGENEILPEPSCSSQSNDDYSDGENGEHDTPGAIMQIVHCVSPNAKFRRNINSWQKGELLGSGSFGTVFEGYTDDGFFFAVKEVSLLDQGSQGKQSILQLEQEISLLRDFEHENIVRYLGTDKDGAKLYIFLELATKGSLARLYQKYHLRDSQVSAYTRQILNGLRYLHDRGVVHRDIKCANILVDANGSVKLADFGLAKATQSNDIKSCKGTAFWMAPEVVNLRNRTYGLAADIWSLGCSVLEMLTGRPPYSHLEGMQALFRIGRGEPPLVPDSLSKDAQDFIRKCLQVNPNDRPTAVQLLDHPFVKRPIQPFLIPPSPRFINSPEIF; this comes from the exons ATGGACCACAAGCTTACACCTAAGCCCAAGCTTGATCGCCTCAACGCTGGCAAGAATATCGATTATCATccctcttcttccttttctcttgatgcttccaCTCACCGGATTCGCTCTCTTCTTTTGGACCCCAAAGCTAGCTTCCGTATTAAGGGTATCGACGGCGAATTTGACCTTTTTTGCCAGACTCTCGGCTTTTCTGGTCCTGAAGATTTTGCTATTCCTACTGCTGTTTGGGAGGCTCAAAAGGCCCGCCGCTCTTGCGTTCATACTCCTTCGCCTTTCACTCACTCCGCTCCTTCGGATAAGCCTAATGTCGATACTGTTCGATTTCAAACTGAAGCTAAGCTTAGTGAGAACGAACCTGATAGAAATACTATCCACTTTTCCAACAAGCGTGAAGTTGAAGGTGAGGTTTCTAATTCCAAAATTGCTTACAGTTTTACTCATTTGAATAGCGGAGTCAGCGTGAGAACTGTTAAAGATCGCGGCGGAGGGATTAAGGGAGATAGACCGCCGATTTTGGCGCCTCCGCCTGTTATGTTGTTGCAACCGGTAGTTGATCATGTGAGTTCGACTTGGGATATATTGAACTCTTTTGCTCCtaatgatgatgaagactcGGATTACTTAAATCGAGGCGACAGAGAAATTGAAGAGAACAAGAAGGGGGAGGATAGTGATGTAGATGAAGAGATAGAACGATTGAATAGCAACAGGGTGGGCGAGAATGAAATTCTTCCTGAACCTTCTTGCTCTTCTCAGTCGAATGACGATTATAGCGATGGAGAGAACGGTGAACATGATACACCGGGAGCTATTATGCAGATAGTGCATTGTGTTTCTCCAAATGCGAAATTCAGAAGGAATATTAATTCATGGCAAAAGGGTGAGCTTTTGGGTAGCGGGTCTTTTGGAACTGTTTTTGAAGGCTACACCGA TGATGGATTCTTTTTTGCTGTGAAGGAGGTTTCTTTGCTGGATCAAGGAAGCCAAGGGAAGCAGAGCATTTTACAACTTGAGCAG GAGATTTCTCTTCTGAGAGACTTTGAACATGAGAACATAGTTCGGTATCTTGGAACAGACAAG GATGGAGCTAAGCTTTATATCTTCCTTGAGCTTGCAACAAAAGGTTCACTTGCAAGGCTTTATCAGAAGTACCATTTGAGAGATTCTCAGGTCTCAGCATACACAAGACAAATTTTGAATGGCTTAAGATATCTTCATGATCGGGGTGTGGTTCATAG gGATATCAAATGTGCTAACATACTGGTGGATGCAAACGGATCAGTAAAGCTTGCAGATTTTGGATTGGCAAAG GCAACTCAATCCAATGATATCAAATCATGCAAAGGGACTGCATTTTGGATGGCCCCGGAG GTTGTTAATTTAAGAAATCGTACCTACGGTCTTGCTGCGGATATATGGAGCCTTGGATGTTCTGTGCTCGAGATGTTAACTGGTCGACCACCATATTCGCACTTGGAAGGC ATGCAAGCATTATTTAGAATTGGTAGGGGTGAACCTCCTCTCGTGCCAGATTCCTTGTCAAAAGATGCCCAGGATTTCATCCGTAAATGCTTACAAGTGAATCCGAACGATAGACCTACAGCAGTTCAGTTGTTGGACCATCCATTTGTGAAGAGGCCAATTCAACCTTTCTTGATTCCTCCTTCTCCTCGTTTCATTAACAGTCCTGAAATTTTTTAA